A region from the Neurospora crassa OR74A linkage group V, whole genome shotgun sequence genome encodes:
- the ts gene encoding tan spore protein produces the protein MDTPSHFFSDSLAYEDSNPYQEDDHDVPYEVPHEIPHDIPHDISQDVPPDVGMSEAGLQSYHVFDHRLSIDQSPMSGDGPTLGERPGLWDGFAEPSAMETNNSLFVDPGLYGGRDQHVNGLEGVRDSIDANTSCLSDVMSQISTRRSSSNKTHSHRSSKSGSTSTDITPPDQDPPKKRKQRSKKDPNMEEDDHKRNKFLERNRLAASKCREKKKLYTQELEGTKINLEARNVSLQREYSILLSEVSDLKHQLMVHAKCNDRNIDLWLENEARRFVQTSDAFGQTFASLGQSGQAASVPGVPGSPKSRHASIAPNYPAMPGVQLGVLRPGAEGQGGGGGGGGGGLTYGQSPGILAPPTNTTPPTHQQPGSGSGLYTPPGGANGGYSNINPPGMKKEPDINYDHMPDDMFSDQSTFGSG, from the coding sequence ATGGACACTCCGTCACACTTCTTTAGCGATTCCTTGGCATACGAGGATTCCAACCCATATCAAGAGGATGACCATGATGTCCCATATGAAGTTCCTCACGAGATCCCCCACGACATCCCTCACGATATTTCCCAAGATGTTCCTCCTGATGTAGGCATGAGCGAAGCCGGGCTTCAGTCGTACCATGTTTTCGATCACAGGCTATCCATCGACCAATCTCCAATGTCGGGCGATGGTCCAACGTTAGGGGAGCGGCCGGGGTTATGGGATGGCTTCGCAGAACCCAGCGCCATGGAAACGAATAATAGCCTCTTTGTTGACCCGGGCCTATACGGAGGAAGAGATCAACATGTCAACGGATTAGAAGGAGTCCGTGACAGTATCGACGCAAATACAAGCTGCCTTTCAGATGTCATGTCACAGATTTCCACCCGACGGTCCTCGAGCAACAAAACACACTCTCATCGATCGTCCAAGTCCGGTAGCACGTCCACGGATATAACGCCGCCGGATCAAGACCCGCCGAAAAAGAGGAAACAGAGGAGCAAGAAGGACCCTAATATGGAAGAGGATGACCACAAGAGGAACAAGTTCCTCGAACGGAATCGATTAGCTGCGAGCAAATGccgagagaagaaaaagctgTACACCCAGGAGTTGGAGGGAACCAAAATCAACCTCGAAGCAAGAAACGTAAGCTTGCAAAGGGAATACAGCATCCTTCTCAGCGAGGTCAGCGATCTGAAGCATCAGTTGATGGTACATGCCAAGTGCAATGATCGCAATATCGACCTGTGGCTTGAAAACGAAGCTCGACGTTTTGTGCAGACCAGCGACGCCTTCGGTCAAACATTTGCCAGCTTGGGACAATCCGGACAGGCTGCGAGCGTCCCTGGGGTACCAGGATCACCCAAAAGCCGACACGCAAGCATCGCTCCAAATTACCCAGCAATGCCGGGGGTCCAGCTCGGTGTTCTTCGACCAGGCGCAGAAGggcaaggcggcggcggcggcggcggcggcggcggattGACATACGGTCAGTCACCGGGCATACTTGCTCCTCCTACAAACACCACTCCTCCAACTCATCAGCAACCAGGTTCAGGTTCGGGGCTATACACACCTCCCGGTGGTGCCAACGGTGGCTACTCGAACATCAACCCTCCGGGTATGAAAAAGGAGCCGGACATTAACTATGACCACATGCCCGATGACATGTTCAGCGACCAGTCGACTTTTGGCAGCGGATGA
- a CDS encoding ubiquitin C-terminal hydrolase: MNSDTRRIQSHHPHRAPGHPKNYYHAYPADRQLRDYVTSPTIIVSAILLFLSALYQLLISDRNTRTRLKNIIWARVVDIIPATLLFKVDGFLNPPLFSRPMTPAEIDDSHEAKSQALGRILGLDKPGGVMESVTSAGLKGLSTLSSVGWNFKNSTSDRPAGLGNNDNSCYQNSILQGLASLQGLPEYLARVSQLGSNAKSTMPTTQAMAGLIATLNDKANYGRSVWPPNVLKNMSTWQQQDAQEYFSKLLDQIDREVAKATATYKKSLAYDGDPPPDDGVSSHHSDDSGYHSSSQSSSVPDIQLSRNPLEGLIAQRVVCVKCNHFEGLTMIPFNCLTLNLGSGQLGYDLYERLDYNARVEFIEGVHCPRCSLLKMQQKIKGLIGMVATDEARVSEFRERLAAVEEALEEDMLDDKTLAEKCKVPAKQRVESTKTKQTAISRPPKSLVIHINRSVFDERTGYMYKDSSAVRFPSILDLGPWCLGSAKKRADLEGSNGVLPSSTSNGEQTAEDEEKWNVEPTASMVAGSQRPSALSGPLYELRAVVTHQGRHDSGHYVCYRKHYISPPEKENQPEAPPPQLVADDEVAAPKIQALDQKSISEQDTTDEEDAPTPTSEDDEKTLMREDEEEATSQWWRLSDTDVFKVDEENVLERGDVFMLFYECVEPEMVRIPEREVTRTLSPQAEPGNHVHDRSESVTLAGSEKPEDVEMVKAEASEAGKDMTTPTGTVAGQSPDTMVQVQHADSVAASGGMEQVD; this comes from the coding sequence ATGAATTCAGATACCAGACGCATACAAAGCCACCACCCACACCGGGCCCCCGGCCATCCCAAGAACTATTACCACGCCTACCCAGCTGATCGCCAACTCCGGGACTACGTAACCAGCCCGACTATTATCGTCtccgccatcctcctcttcttatCCGCCCTTTATCAACTATTGATCAGCGATCGGAACACCCGTACACGCTTAAAGAACATCATCTGGGCGCGCGTGGTCGATATCATTCCGGCCACTCTACTCTTCAAAGTCGACGGCTTCCTCAACCCGCCACTGTTTTCCAGGCCTATGACGCCCGCAGAAATAGACGACTCGCATGAAGCCAAAAGCCAAGCTCTGGGAAGGATATTGGGTCTGGACAAGCCAGGAGGTGTCATGGAATCCGTGACTTCGGCTGGGCTCAAGGGCCTCAGCACCTTGTCCAGCGTTGGCTGGAACTTCAAAAACAGCACTTCAGATCGTCCGGCAGGATTAGGGAACAACGACAACTCATGCTACCAGAACAGCATTCTCCAGGGCCTTGCTTCGCTCCAGGGCTTGCCCGAGTACCTGGCCCGGGTATCTCAGCTGGGTAGCAACGCCAAGTCGACGATGCCGACCACGCAAGCAATGGCTGGGCTCATCGCAACACTCAACGACAAAGCCAACTATGGGCGATCTGTGTGGCCACCCAATGTACTCAAGAACATGAGCACgtggcagcagcaagacGCACAAGAGTACTTTTCAAAGCTGCTGGACCAAATCGACAGGGAGGTGGCCAAGGCTACAGCAACCTACAAGAAGTCCTTGGCATATGACGGCGATCCACCGCCGGACGACGGCGTAAGCAGCCACCACAGTGATGATAGCGGCTACCATAGCTCCAGTCAAAGTTCATCTGTTCCCGACATTCAGCTGTCTAGGAATCCACTCGAGGGGCTCATTGCCCAGAGGGTAGTTTGTGTTAAGTGCAATCACTTCGAAGGGCTGACAATGATCCCGTTCAATTGTTTGACTCTCAACCTTGGCTCTGGACAACTTGGCTATGACCTTTACGAGAGGCTGGACTACAATGCCCGGGTTGAGTTTATCGAAGGCGTTCACTGTCCCAGGTGCTCACTGCTCAAGATGCAACAGAAGATCAAGGGTCTGATAGGGATGGTCGCAACCGACGAAGCCAGAGTTTCGGAGTTTCGTGAGAGGTTAGCCGCGGTAGAAGAGGCGCTTGAAGAAGATATGCTTGACGACAAGACGCTAGCTGAGAAGTGCAAGGTTCCGGCTAAACAGCGAGTTGAGTCGACCAAGACAAAGCAGACGGCAATTTCTCGGCCACCCAAGAGCTTGGTCATTCACATCAACCGGTCCGTCTTTGACGAGAGGACAGGCTACATGTACAAGGACAGTTCCGCTGTCAGGTTTCCCAGCATACTTGATCTAGGACCTTGGTGCCTCGGAAGCGCGAAGAAGCGGGCTGATCTGGAAGGTTCAAACGGTGTCCTTCCGAGCTCGACCAGTAATGGCGAGCAAACGgctgaagatgaggagaaaTGGAATGTTGAGCCGACGGCCTCCATGGTGGCGGGCTCCCAACGCCCATCCGCCCTAAGCGGGCCACTCTATGAATTACGCGCCGTTGTCACGCACCAGGGACGGCATGATAGTGGCCACTATGTCTGCTACAGGAAGCATTATATCAGCCCTCCTGAGAAGGAAAACCAGCCTGAGGCACCGCCGCCACAGCTTGTTGCCGATGATGAGGTGGCCGCTCCGAAAATCCAGGCCCTGGACCAGAAGTCGATAAGCGAGCAAGATACCACggatgaagaagacgccCCAACTCCTACCTCGGAAGATGACGAGAAGACGCTCATGcgcgaggacgaagaggaagccacCTCGCAATGGTGGCGACTTAGCGACACCGATGTCTTCAAGGTAGATGAGGAGAATGTGCTTGAAAGAGGGGACGTCTTTATGTTGTTCTATGAGTGTGTCGAACCGGAAATGGTACGGATACCAGAACGGGAAGTAACAAGGACCCTATCTCCTCAAGCCGAACCTGGCAACCATGTCCATGACCGGTCAGAATCGGTCACGCTGGCCGGGTCAGAGAAACCGGAGGATGTAGAGATGGTCAAGGCCGAGGCTTCGGAGGCCGGGAAGGATATGACCACACCGACCGGGACGGTGGCGGGTCAATCGCCGGACACAATGGTCCAGGTCCAGCATGCGGACTC
- the rpa-3 gene encoding replication protein A-3, translated as MDNKSSTPRITCAYLSQYVGKLVTVVGKVVQLRGEEATIDADGTIHAFLNREAHLSANNGVQLIGKVNPDLSIKVLSSVDLGQGVDYNLANAVVEVTHRYKPLFVYEN; from the exons atggaCAACAAATCTTCCACCCCCCGCATCACCTGCGCCTATCTCAGCCAGTATGTCGGCAAGCTCGTGACGGTCGTAGGCAAAGTTGTCCAGCTACGCGGCGAGGAGGCGACTATTGACGCTGATGGGACCATTCATGCATTTTTGAACCGC GAAGCACACCTCTCAGCAAACAACGGCGTCCAACTCATCGGCAAGGTCAACCCGGATCTTTCCATCAAAGTGCTTAGCTCCGTTGATTTGGGGCAGGGTGTTG ACTACAACCTAGCAAACGCTGTCGTGGAAGTCACTCATCGTTACAAGCCCCTCTTTGTGTACGAGAACTAA